The following DNA comes from Erigeron canadensis isolate Cc75 chromosome 3, C_canadensis_v1, whole genome shotgun sequence.
CCACATATAAGTATTTTGTTTGTGAATTGTTTTGTACAATGTGTTCAGAACAGGTAAAAGTCCTTTCTTTAACGGATCATGATACAATGGCTGGCATCCCCCAAGCCTTAGAGGCGGCTAGAAGAGTTGGTATTAAGATCATACCTGGTGTTGAAATTAGTACCATTTTCACCCCCAGGTTGTAATTGTTTACATACTTTTTGTGTCTATCCAATGCTTGGGATTTAAAACTAATTTCAGGAAATATTCATTGAGTTCGTCACATGATCTTTAACAGAACGGAGTCTGGATCAGAAGAACCGGTTCATGTTCTGGCTTATTATAGCAGTTGTGGACCGTCAGATTTCGAAAAACTGGATCACTTTTTGGCAAATATCAGGGAAGGGCGATATCTCCGTGCAAAGAACATGATCTCAAAATTGAACAAGTTAAAATTGCCTCTTAGGTGGGAAAATGTGGAAAAGATTGCAGGTGATGGTGTTGCTCCAGGAAGAGTGCATGTAGCTCGTGCTATGGTTGAAGCAGGCCATGTTGAGAATTTGAAACAAGCTTTCAGCCGTTATCTTTATGATGGTGGACCTGCATATTCTACGTAAGTATACAGGTGGGAAAACGGGGGGTCCAGACATTGGCTAATGGGTGAAAATGAGTAATTTTGGTGCCTTAATAAATGCGTTGGATCTAGTGGACCTTAAAACGCTTCTTATCCAGAATTTCTGTTTTTCTTACAGTTAATGAGTATTGTCAAATATGATATAAGCTATTTTTTGTTGTCAAATTAGTTAGAAGGTTTTATGCAATTGAAAAAAACTTTGGGCAACTTTCGGATTTGTTTGGCCTGTTACAGATATAAAAAAAGTAATCCAAAATTACTCATGTCCCATTGACAAGTTATgtgtcaaaaactcaaaaaggcTACCTCTAATAATGTTAAATTTATTGTGCAGGGGAAGTGAGCCTGATGCAGAGGAGGCAGTTCAGTTGATCTGTGAAACTGGTGGAGTGGCGGTTTTGGCTCATCCATGGGCGTTGAAAAATCCTGCTGCTGTTATCAGAAGATTAAAAGAAGCTGGCTTGCACGGGTTGGAGGTTTATAGAAGTGATGGGAAACTTGCAGGTTTGCACTCTCTCTCTCCATGAAAACTGTCTGCTTAGAAACTTCCCATACTAACGCTGGTCCATGTAGTTATGGGTTGATCCGGGTTACATCTATATCTTTAAAAGGTGacctaaagaaaaaaaaaaagaaagaaatgggTCAAATCGTTTAAATTCCCCAATAGCGATCTTTATGATAAAACatccataatcatattattgGAAAAAGACATtccaattaataatttttaaatttgcaaTTAGAGATATCTGACACTTCTTGTTAGAAAAAGTCTAAAGATTTTGGAGGTGTTGTAACATTAACCCAATCTGACCTGACCCATTTCAACCAACGTTTATTGATACCCAACCTGCTCATGGCCCCCCTCCCTACCTCTTTTATTGTGAGTGGATTTGCTGCAAAAAAGGTCATTTGCATCAGTTTGCTCATGTGATTCCAATTTGTGTTATGTCAGCATTCAGTGACCTAGCAGATGCGTACAATCTTTTGAAGCTTGGAGGTTCAGATTATCATGCAAGAGGTGGCAGTAGTGAGTCTGCTCTCGGAAGTGTGAGCCTTCCAGTGGTGGCTGTTCATGAGTTTCTTAAGGTGGCCCGTCCAATATGGTGTGCTGCTATCAAGAAAACAGTCGACCGGTATGTCAATGACCCCACCGAATCAAATCTCGACCTTATCTTGAAGTATGCCAAGACCAAACTTGCCAAGAATGGAGTTTTATCCAT
Coding sequences within:
- the LOC122592996 gene encoding 5'-3' exoribonuclease encodes the protein MGTNKNKKTKRGGTKRKMTVEQSIAYKSVSEWVYLDSSSNISCSNSAISIDDDFKVKLVHTKVSAEKLAFDLHSHSICSDGFLSPVKLVEKAHQFGVKVLSLTDHDTMAGIPQALEAARRVGIKIIPGVEISTIFTPRTESGSEEPVHVLAYYSSCGPSDFEKLDHFLANIREGRYLRAKNMISKLNKLKLPLRWENVEKIAGDGVAPGRVHVARAMVEAGHVENLKQAFSRYLYDGGPAYSTGSEPDAEEAVQLICETGGVAVLAHPWALKNPAAVIRRLKEAGLHGLEVYRSDGKLAAFSDLADAYNLLKLGGSDYHARGGSSESALGSVSLPVVAVHEFLKVARPIWCAAIKKTVDRYVNDPTESNLDLILKYAKTKLAKNGVLSITNNIELIHECLSQWLTNEEQNALDFEAIKHVGNIDNTS